A stretch of the Narcine bancroftii isolate sNarBan1 chromosome 14, sNarBan1.hap1, whole genome shotgun sequence genome encodes the following:
- the LOC138749191 gene encoding spermatogenesis-associated protein 22 isoform X4 — MKRNMTENSTRATAGYLPVLLFNQKKRARLPLTSNPMEHETGSNSIVPTPESFDSPPASNRGMVRSTPQNNQTIPNNYRAQFQYSNMRSNCGMAPVLNSAKSTKTSQIQQVPQHEQSQEHGQFSSRSNTTVQSNKTGWNTGIKQQLGNTWKESNRPVIKERKEFASTTGTNRLQMKNIDTFRSHISSDSYKAQPKSYQQMPQMFKNSPQNVTVRRHCGQQNQFTENNFVNNPEDDVLKKSKPVQMKFTQPDNSLRVLTTTIEGMKHWTQYNDRFALLFEVFATLDSAVISGEYSAKNFLLRDRKESVPCVFYETIRS, encoded by the exons GATACCTTCCTGTGTTATTATTCAACCAAAAGAAAAGAGCCCGATTGCCATTAACTTCAAATCCTATGGAACATGAAACAGGATCCAATAGCATTGTTCCTACACCAGAGAGTTTTGATTCACCACCTGCAA GTAACAGAGGAATGGTACGAAGCACACCACAAAACAATCAAACTATACCAAATAATTATAGGGCCCAGTTTCAATATTCCAATATGAGAAGCAATTGTGGGATGGCACCCGTGCTGAATTCTGCAAAATCTACGAAAACCAG CCAGATTCAACAAGTCCCTCAACATGAACAAAGTCAGGAACATGGCCAATTTTCAAGCAGATccaatacaacagtgcaaagcaATAAAACTGGTTGGAA CACAGGTATTAAACAACAGTTGGGAAACACTTGGAAAGAAAGTAATAGGCCtgtaataaaagaaagaaaggaatttgCCTCCACTACTGGCACTAATCGTTTACAAATGAAAAACATAGATACTTTTAGATCACATATATCATCTGATTCTTACAAAGCTCAGCCAAAATCTTATCAACAAATGCCACAGATGTTCAAGAATTCGCCTCAGAATGTAACCGTCAGGAGACATTGTGGTCAACAAAATCAATTCACTGAAAATAATTTTGTAAATAATCCTGAAGATGACGTGCTCAAG AAGTCAAAACCTGTTCAGATGAAATTTACACAACCAGATAATTCACTACGTGTTTTGACTACAACTATTGAAGGCATGAAACACTGGACTCAATACAATGACAGATTTGCATTGCTGTTTGAGGTCTTTG CTACTTTAGATTCTGCAGTCATATCTGGAGAATACAGTGCTAAAAACTTTCTTCTGAGAGATAGAAAAGAGTCAGTTCCATGTGTGTTCTATGAAACA